A genomic segment from Equus przewalskii isolate Varuska chromosome X, EquPr2, whole genome shotgun sequence encodes:
- the SLITRK2 gene encoding SLIT and NTRK-like protein 2, protein MLSGVWFLSVLTVAGILRTESRKTAKDICKIRCLCEEKENVLNINCENKGFTTVSLLQPPQYRIYQLFLNGNLLTRLYPNEFVNYSNAVTLHLGNNGLQEIRTGAFSGLKTLKRLHLNNNKLEVLREDTFLGLESLEYLQADYNYISAIEAGAFSKLNKLKVLILNDNLLLSLPSNVFRFVLLTHLDLRGNRLKVMPFAGVLEHIGGIMEIQLEENPWNCTCDLLPLKAWLDTITVFVGEIVCETPFRLHGKDVTQLTRQDLCPRKSTGDSSQRGSHADAHVQRLSPTMNPALNPTRAPKASRPPKMRNRPTPRVTVSKDRQSFGPIMVYQTKSPVPLTCPSSCVCTSQSSDNGLNVNCQERKFTNISDLQPKPTSPKKLYLTGNYLQTVYKNDLLEYSSLDLLHLGNNRIAVIQEGAFTNLTSLRRLYLNGNYLEVLYPSMFDGLQSLQYLYLEYNVIKEIKPLTFDALINLQLLFLNNNLLRSLPDNIFGGTALTRLNLRNNHFSHLPVKGVLDQLPAFIQIDLQENPWDCTCDIMGLKDWTEHANSPVIINEVTCESPAKHAGEILKFLGREAICPDSPNLSDGTILSMNHNTDTPRSLSVSPSSYPELHTEVPLSVLILGLLVVFILSVCFGAGLFVFVLKRRKGVPSVPRSANNLDVSSFQLQYGSYNTETQDKTDGHVYNYIPPPVGQMCQNPIYMQKEGDPVAYYRNLQEFSYGNLEEKKEEPATLAYTISATELLEKQATPREPELLYQNIAERVKELPSAGLVHYNFCTLPKRQFAPSYESRRQNQDRINKTVLYGTPRKCFVGQSKPDHPLLQAKPQSEPDYLEVLEKQTAISQL, encoded by the coding sequence ATGCTGAGCGGCGTTTGGTTCCTCAGTGTGTTAACCGTGGCCGGGATCTTACGGACGGAGAGTCGCAAAACTGCCAAAGACATTTGCAAGATCCGCTGCCTGTGCGAAGAGAAGGAAAACGTACTGAATATTAACTGCGAAAACAAAGGATTTACAACCGTCAGCCTGCTCCAGCCCCCCCAGTATCGAATCTATCAGCTCTTCCTCAATGGAAACCTCCTGACAAGACTGTACCCAAACGAGTTCGTCAATTACTCCAACGCAGTGACTCTCCACCTGGGTAACAACGGGCTGCAGGAGATCCGAACTGGGGCGTTCAGCGGCCTAAAGACCCTCAAGAGACTGCACCTCAACAACAACAAGCTCGAGGTGCTGAGAGAGGACACCTTCCTGGGCCTGGAGAGCCTGGAGTACCTCCAGGCTGACTACAATTACATCAGTGCCATCGAGGCAGGGGCATTCAGCAAACTGAATAAGCTCAAAGTGCTCATCCTGAATGACAACCTTCTGCTGTCGCTGCCCAGCAACGTGTTCCGCTTCGTCCTGCTGACCCACTTAGACCTGAGAGGGAATAGGCTGAAAGTGATGCCTTTCGCTGGTGTCCTTGAACATATTGGAGGGATTATGGAGATTCAGCTGGAGGAAAACCCATGGAACTGCACTTGTGACTTACTTCCTCTCAAGGCTTGGCTGGACACCATAACCGTTTTTGTTGGGGAGATTGTCTGTGAAACTCCCTTTAGATTGCATGGGAAAGATGTGACCCAACTGACCAGGCAAGACCTCTGTCCCAGAAAAAGTACCGGTGACTCTAGTCAAAGGGGCAGCCATGCTGACGCACATGTCCAAAGACTGTCACCTACAATGAATCCTGCTCTCAACCCAACCAGGGCTCCAAAAGCCAGCCGGCCACCCAAAATGAGAAATCGGCCAACTCCCCGGGTCACCGTGTCAAAGGACAGGCAGAGCTTTGGACCGATCATGGTATACCAGACCAAGTCCCCTGTACCCCTCACCTGTCCCAGTAGCTGTGTCTGCACCTCTCAGAGCTCAGACAATGGTCTAAACGTAAACTGCCAAGAAAGGAAGTTCACTAATATCTCTGACCTGCAGCCCAAACCTACCAGTCCAAAGAAACTCTACCTAACAGGGAACTATCTTCAAACTGTCTATAAGAACGACCTCCTAGAATACAGTTCTTTGGATTTGTTACATTTAGGAAACAACAGGATTGCAGTCATTCAGGAAGGTGCCTTCACAAACCTGACCAGTTTACGCCGACTTTATCTGAATGGCAATTACCTTGAAGTGCTGTATCCTTCTATGTTTGATGGACTGCAGAGCTTGCAGTATCTCTATTTAGAGTATAATGTCATTAAGGAAATTAAGCCACTGACCTTTGATGCTTTGATTAACCTCCAGCTACTGTTTCTGAATAACAACCTGCTGCGGTCCTTACCTGATAATATATTTGGGGGCACGGCCCTCACCAGGCTGAATCTGAGAAATAACCATTTTTCTCACCTGCCTGTGAAAGGGGTGCTGGATCAGCTCCCTGCTTTTATCCAGATAGATCTGCAAGAGAATCCGTGGGACTGCACCTGTGACATCATGGGGCTAAAGGACTGGACGGAACATGCCAATTCTCCTGTCATCATCAATGAGGTGACCTGTGAATCTCCCGCTAAGCACGCAGGGGAGATACTGAAATTTCTGGGGAGGGAGGCTATTTGCCCGGACAGTCCAAACTTGTCAGATGGAACCATTTTGTCAATGAATCACAACACAGACACACCTCGGTCGCTTAGTGTGTCTCCCAGTTCCTATCCTGAACTACACACTGAAGTTCCACTTTCCGTCTTAATTTTAGGATTGCTTGTTGTCTTTATCTTATCTGTCTGTTTTGGGGCTGGTTTATTTGTCTTTGTCCTGAAACGCCGAAAGGGGGTGCCAAGTGTCCCCAGGAGTGCCAACAACTTAGATGTAAGTTCCTTCCAGTTACAGTATGGGTCTTACAACACTGAGACTCAGGATAAAACGGATGGCCATGTCTATAACTACATCCCCCCACCTGTAGGTCAGATGTGTCAAAACCCCATCTACATGCAGAAGGAAGGAGACCCAGTAGCCTATTACCGAAACCTGCAAGAATTCAGCTACGGCAAcctggaggagaaaaaagaagagccagCCACACTTGCTTACACTATAAGTGCCACTGAATTGCTAGAGAAGCAGGCCACACCAAGAGAGCCTGAGCTGCTGTATCAGAATATTGCTGAGCGAGTCAAGGAACTGCCCAGTGCAGGACTAGTCCACTATAACTTTTGTACCTTACCTAAAAGGCAGTTCGCCCCCTCGTATGAATCTCGACGCCAAAACCAAGACAGAATCAATAAAACCGTTTTATATGGAACTCCCAGGAAATGCTTTGTGGGGCAGTCAAAACCCGACCACCCTTTACTGCAAGCTAAGCCGCAATCAGAACCAGACTACCTCGAAGTTCTGGAAAAACAAACTGCAATCAGTCAGCTGTGA